The proteins below are encoded in one region of Oceaniferula marina:
- a CDS encoding vitamin B12-dependent ribonucleotide reductase produces MSVPPVTADAPKSKKSKSSGPTTPSKALSFKATFATPGICPFDDIEWSDRTAEITDDSGGIMFRQENVQVPASWSELSAKIAVSKYFYGDIAKGTDPSTGGRETSIKQLVHRVTRTIADWGLEDGYFADKESTEVFYNDLTWLCLNQYGAFNSPVWFNVGLYQEYGVGKDGGQGNWRWSDENNEAIRATTQYEYPQGSACFIQSVEDNMEDIMRLATSEAMLFKYGSGTGSDLSTLRSTREKLTGGGHPSGPLSFLRVYDQVANVVKSGGKTRRAAKMNTLKDWHPDIEEFIEAKTIEEKKAWALIEQGYDGSYNGDAYGSVMYQNENLTVRVGDEFMNAAIEGKDYWTRNVSDGDPCEKKNAREILRKIAEGTHICGDPGMQFDTTIHTWHTCKASGRQHSTNPCSEFLFLNDTACNLASLNLMRFKDADGSFDTKRFSAACKLFITAQEIIVDRASYPIKNIAENSHLFRPLGLGYANIGALIMSYGLAYDSDEARHLAGSITALMAGASYEQSADMAAARSAFPCYFNSAYPSNPNPEETSNETAMLEVIEHHRSKLDNLAPEARFANITAAARKSWDAALEKGKQFGYRNSQVTLLAPTGTIGFLMDCDTTGIEPDIALVKYKLLAGGGMLKIVNQTVAPALQYLGYSKPEITDILAHIEKYDTIEDVVDEQTGEPVCSHLKPEHLPVFDCAFKAHQGKRSLHYLGHIRMMAATQPFLSGAISKTVNLPEEATIEDIMETYIEGWKLGLKAIAIYRDGSKRSAPLNTKKTEGMGGEADKVGTSSDKDDLIAKLENSMAELAIENEKLQKKANEPVRQYMPDTRQSITHKFEVAGHEGYITVGLFDNGQPGELFVQMAKEGSTIGGLMDSMGALTSMALQYGVPLERLVKKFAYQRFEPSGFTKNPDIRNAFSLTDYVFRWMGCSFIPGYREMTSPNQGQTELPMPEIETMEKKAVNRPVPELITDTAAERKAAQATATKRVDTAIGHAYMETPCTNCGSDKVIRAGACGCCTECGTSQGCS; encoded by the coding sequence ATGTCAGTCCCTCCAGTCACTGCCGACGCTCCCAAATCAAAGAAATCCAAATCCTCTGGACCTACAACACCGTCCAAGGCCCTGAGCTTTAAAGCAACGTTCGCCACCCCCGGTATCTGCCCATTCGATGACATTGAATGGTCCGACCGCACCGCTGAAATCACCGACGACTCCGGCGGCATCATGTTCCGTCAGGAAAACGTCCAGGTTCCAGCCTCCTGGAGTGAACTTTCTGCAAAAATTGCCGTTTCCAAGTATTTTTACGGAGACATTGCCAAAGGAACCGACCCATCTACAGGGGGGCGTGAAACATCCATTAAACAACTCGTCCACCGCGTCACCCGCACCATCGCGGATTGGGGACTCGAAGACGGATACTTCGCCGACAAGGAATCGACCGAAGTGTTTTACAACGATCTCACCTGGCTCTGCCTGAACCAATACGGAGCTTTCAACTCACCGGTCTGGTTTAACGTCGGTCTCTATCAGGAATACGGCGTCGGCAAAGACGGCGGACAAGGCAACTGGCGCTGGTCAGACGAAAACAATGAAGCCATCCGTGCCACCACCCAGTATGAATACCCACAGGGAAGCGCCTGTTTCATCCAAAGCGTAGAAGACAACATGGAAGACATCATGCGCCTTGCCACCTCCGAAGCCATGCTCTTCAAATATGGCTCCGGCACAGGTTCCGATCTCTCCACCCTGCGCTCCACCCGCGAAAAACTCACCGGCGGCGGCCACCCATCCGGCCCGCTCTCCTTCCTCCGCGTTTACGACCAGGTCGCCAACGTCGTCAAATCCGGCGGCAAAACCAGGCGAGCGGCAAAAATGAACACCCTGAAAGACTGGCACCCGGACATCGAGGAATTCATTGAAGCCAAAACCATCGAAGAGAAAAAAGCCTGGGCACTCATCGAACAAGGATACGATGGATCCTACAACGGCGACGCCTACGGCTCCGTGATGTATCAAAATGAAAACCTCACGGTGCGCGTCGGGGATGAATTCATGAACGCCGCCATCGAAGGTAAGGACTACTGGACCCGCAACGTCAGCGACGGCGACCCTTGCGAAAAGAAAAACGCCCGTGAGATCCTGCGTAAAATTGCCGAAGGCACCCACATCTGTGGTGACCCCGGCATGCAGTTCGATACCACCATCCACACCTGGCACACCTGCAAGGCATCCGGACGCCAACACTCGACCAACCCCTGCTCCGAGTTCCTCTTCCTCAACGACACCGCCTGTAACCTCGCCTCACTCAACCTGATGCGCTTCAAGGACGCCGACGGCAGTTTCGATACCAAACGCTTCTCCGCCGCCTGTAAACTCTTCATCACGGCACAGGAAATCATTGTCGACCGAGCCAGCTACCCGATCAAAAACATCGCGGAAAACTCCCACCTCTTCCGCCCGCTCGGACTCGGCTACGCCAACATCGGTGCCCTGATCATGAGCTACGGCCTGGCCTACGACTCCGATGAAGCACGCCACCTCGCCGGCTCCATCACCGCCCTCATGGCCGGTGCCTCCTATGAGCAAAGCGCAGATATGGCAGCCGCCCGCTCGGCCTTCCCCTGCTACTTCAATTCCGCCTACCCGTCCAACCCCAACCCGGAAGAAACATCCAATGAAACCGCCATGCTCGAGGTCATCGAACACCACCGGTCGAAACTGGATAACTTGGCACCCGAAGCCCGCTTTGCCAACATCACCGCCGCCGCCCGCAAATCCTGGGATGCCGCCCTCGAAAAAGGCAAACAATTCGGCTACCGCAACTCCCAGGTCACCCTGCTTGCGCCCACCGGCACGATCGGTTTCCTGATGGACTGTGATACCACCGGAATCGAACCCGACATCGCCCTGGTGAAATACAAACTGCTGGCCGGCGGAGGTATGCTGAAAATTGTCAACCAAACCGTCGCCCCGGCACTGCAGTATCTCGGATACTCGAAACCGGAAATCACCGACATCCTCGCCCACATCGAGAAATACGATACCATCGAGGATGTAGTCGACGAACAAACCGGAGAGCCCGTCTGCAGTCACCTCAAGCCCGAGCACCTGCCGGTCTTCGACTGCGCCTTCAAGGCCCACCAAGGCAAACGTAGTCTCCACTACCTCGGCCACATCCGCATGATGGCCGCGACCCAACCATTCCTCTCTGGAGCGATCTCCAAAACGGTCAACCTTCCGGAGGAAGCCACCATCGAGGATATCATGGAAACCTACATCGAAGGATGGAAACTCGGCCTCAAAGCCATCGCCATCTACCGTGACGGATCCAAACGCTCCGCCCCACTCAATACCAAGAAAACCGAAGGCATGGGCGGAGAGGCTGACAAGGTCGGAACCAGCAGCGACAAAGATGATCTGATCGCCAAACTCGAAAACAGCATGGCCGAACTCGCCATCGAAAACGAGAAGCTTCAGAAAAAAGCCAACGAGCCGGTCCGCCAATACATGCCGGACACCCGCCAGTCCATCACCCACAAATTCGAAGTCGCCGGACACGAAGGCTACATCACCGTCGGCCTCTTCGATAACGGCCAACCCGGTGAACTCTTTGTCCAAATGGCCAAGGAAGGTAGCACCATCGGCGGCCTGATGGACTCCATGGGAGCCCTCACGTCGATGGCCTTGCAATACGGTGTGCCACTGGAACGCTTGGTCAAGAAATTCGCCTACCAGCGATTCGAGCCTAGCGGATTCACCAAGAACCCGGATATTCGCAACGCTTTCTCGCTGACCGACTACGTCTTCCGTTGGATGGGATGCTCCTTCATCCCCGGCTACCGCGAAATGACCTCCCCTAACCAGGGACAAACCGAACTCCCCATGCCCGAAATCGAGACCATGGAGAAAAAGGCCGTCAACCGCCCGGTTCCCGAGCTCATTACCGACACCGCGGCTGAGCGAAAAGCAGCCCAAGCCACCGCAACCAAACGGGTGGATACGGCCATCGGCCACGCCTACATGGAAACCCCATGCACCAACTGCGGCAGCGACAAGGTCATCCGAGCCGGAGCCTGCGGCTGCTGCACCGAGTGCGGAACCTCCCAAGGCTGCAGCTAA
- a CDS encoding DUF1214 domain-containing protein, giving the protein MKFNHKKQMMKTTITTSIAVYAATILGSTVLADESKEPVNVSNFVRAESDHMIRQNMKMMDVKLGKFTHLREPTTPENQPVIRMNQDTLYSGVLLDLSQPVKITLPEVGKRYMSMHVVNQDHYMFVESKPGTYELTEKQVGTRFALAAIRTFYNAGDPDDLVKAHAVQDKLSMSGGGSGPFEAPNWDTDQLAVARKSLNDLAALGFETTYAFGRKEEVRPVDYLLGAAAGWGGLPSKAALYILSSVDENDGNTPHVVTVKDVPVDAFWSITIYNADGYLEANDLGVNSYNNFSAKPNEDGSFTFHFGGDPKNVNYLPITKGWNYAVRMYQPRKEILDGSWSLPEIKPTK; this is encoded by the coding sequence ATGAAATTTAACCACAAAAAACAAATGATGAAAACAACGATTACCACTAGCATTGCCGTCTACGCAGCAACAATCCTTGGCTCAACGGTTCTCGCCGATGAGAGCAAAGAACCAGTCAACGTATCCAACTTTGTGCGAGCCGAATCAGATCACATGATCCGCCAGAACATGAAGATGATGGATGTTAAATTAGGCAAATTCACGCATCTCCGCGAGCCCACAACACCGGAAAATCAGCCTGTGATCCGCATGAACCAAGACACGCTCTACTCGGGAGTGCTGCTGGATCTATCCCAACCCGTGAAAATTACACTGCCGGAGGTAGGTAAACGTTACATGTCCATGCATGTGGTGAACCAGGATCATTACATGTTCGTGGAGTCGAAACCGGGAACCTACGAGCTGACTGAGAAGCAGGTGGGCACGCGCTTTGCCCTCGCTGCCATCCGCACATTTTACAATGCCGGCGACCCCGATGACCTGGTCAAGGCCCACGCGGTTCAGGACAAACTCAGCATGAGCGGCGGTGGCAGCGGTCCATTTGAGGCTCCAAACTGGGACACGGATCAACTCGCGGTGGCACGCAAATCGCTTAACGATCTGGCGGCTCTTGGCTTTGAGACCACCTATGCATTCGGTCGTAAAGAGGAGGTCCGACCAGTGGATTATTTGCTTGGTGCTGCCGCTGGATGGGGAGGACTACCGAGCAAGGCCGCTCTCTATATTTTGAGCAGCGTCGATGAGAACGATGGCAACACCCCACATGTGGTGACTGTTAAAGACGTCCCTGTGGACGCCTTCTGGTCGATCACAATCTACAATGCCGACGGGTATCTCGAGGCAAACGACCTCGGGGTGAACAGCTACAACAATTTTTCCGCCAAACCTAACGAAGACGGCTCCTTCACGTTCCATTTCGGCGGTGATCCCAAAAATGTAAATTACCTGCCGATCACTAAAGGTTGGAACTATGCCGTGCGGATGTACCAGCCGCGCAAGGAGATCCTTGATGGTTCTTGGTCCTTGCCGGAAATCAAGCCCACAAAGTAA
- a CDS encoding DUF1254 domain-containing protein: protein MNTKPIIKSSLTVLALAVCSLHVSAQTDVTPTEARTIAKDAYIYGYSIVDNYRVQHAYFVDRDNPEFQAPWNQINSTPRVYTPEDKTIQTPNSDTPYSMLGMDLRTEPIVLTLPVIDKSRYFSVQLIDTYTHNFAYLGSRTTGHDGGRFLIAGPDWKGEKPEGIKAVIKSETELVFAIYRTQLINPEDLDNVKKVQAGYKVQTLSQFLGKPTPKAAPAIDFINPLTPEQQRTSIKFFQILNFALQFCPTHSSEKDLMARFAKLGIGAGKSFDEATLSLEIRKAVEDGMADAWKEHDRLMKRVDAGEVTASDAFGTRETLKNDYLLRMAGAVGGIYGNSAEEAMYPIYFVDATGQKLDASKNRYSMRFAPGQLPPVNAFWSLTMYELPSSLLTANPINRYLINSPMLPDLKKDADGGITLYVQKDSPGKDKESNWLPAPNGPFFLVMRLYWPKQDALDGTWSPPKAKKVQ, encoded by the coding sequence ATGAATACCAAGCCTATCATAAAATCCAGCCTGACTGTGCTAGCTCTAGCGGTTTGCTCCCTGCACGTGAGCGCTCAAACCGACGTCACGCCAACTGAAGCCCGCACCATCGCCAAGGATGCATACATTTACGGCTACTCCATCGTGGACAACTATCGCGTTCAACACGCCTACTTCGTGGATCGCGACAACCCTGAGTTTCAAGCACCATGGAATCAGATCAATAGCACGCCCCGTGTTTACACGCCCGAAGACAAGACGATTCAGACACCTAACTCTGACACCCCCTATTCCATGCTCGGCATGGATCTACGGACTGAGCCAATCGTTCTAACGCTGCCAGTCATCGATAAGAGCCGCTATTTCTCTGTGCAGTTGATCGATACTTATACCCACAACTTCGCCTACCTTGGAAGCCGCACCACTGGACACGATGGCGGTCGTTTCCTTATCGCCGGCCCGGACTGGAAGGGTGAGAAGCCGGAGGGCATCAAAGCGGTGATCAAGTCTGAGACAGAACTGGTTTTTGCAATCTATCGAACTCAACTCATTAACCCCGAGGATCTCGATAATGTGAAGAAAGTGCAAGCTGGCTACAAGGTGCAAACGTTGTCGCAGTTTCTAGGTAAGCCCACGCCCAAGGCCGCGCCAGCGATTGACTTCATCAATCCGCTCACGCCCGAGCAGCAGCGCACATCGATCAAGTTCTTTCAAATCCTGAACTTTGCTCTGCAGTTCTGTCCCACGCATTCCTCCGAGAAGGACCTCATGGCCCGATTTGCAAAGCTGGGGATCGGTGCGGGCAAGTCCTTTGATGAAGCAACGCTTTCCCTCGAAATCCGCAAGGCGGTAGAGGACGGCATGGCCGATGCATGGAAAGAGCACGATAGGCTGATGAAACGTGTTGACGCCGGCGAGGTGACAGCGAGCGATGCCTTCGGGACACGGGAAACGTTGAAAAACGATTACCTCTTACGCATGGCTGGTGCCGTGGGCGGTATTTATGGCAATTCGGCAGAAGAGGCGATGTATCCAATTTATTTCGTTGATGCGACCGGTCAGAAACTGGATGCGTCAAAAAATCGATACTCGATGCGGTTTGCACCGGGCCAGTTGCCGCCGGTCAATGCGTTCTGGTCACTGACCATGTATGAACTGCCGTCAAGCCTGCTCACCGCGAATCCGATCAACCGTTATCTAATCAATTCGCCGATGCTGCCCGATCTCAAGAAGGACGCTGATGGCGGCATCACTCTCTACGTGCAAAAGGATTCACCCGGCAAAGACAAGGAGTCCAACTGGTTGCCCGCACCAAACGGTCCGTTTTTCTTGGTGATGCGCCTTTACTGGCCCAAGCAAGATGCCCTTGACGGCACCTGGTCGCCGCCCAAGGCAAAAAAAGTTCAATGA
- a CDS encoding FKBP-type peptidyl-prolyl cis-trans isomerase — MKTKSTLLAICLVLTSLTACAKEKVDPLKAPADVAAAPADAKATASGLKSKVLKKGTGKKKPTATDTVTVHYSGWTTDGKLFDSSYKRNQKASFPLNRVIKGWTEGLQLMVVGEKRRFWIPAELAYGPAVPGSGRPGGMLVFDVELFEIK, encoded by the coding sequence ATGAAAACCAAATCCACACTCCTCGCGATCTGCCTCGTCCTCACTTCTTTGACCGCTTGCGCCAAAGAAAAGGTAGATCCTCTCAAGGCTCCAGCCGACGTTGCCGCCGCCCCTGCTGATGCCAAAGCCACCGCCTCAGGCTTGAAATCAAAGGTGCTCAAAAAAGGAACCGGCAAGAAGAAGCCTACCGCCACCGACACCGTGACAGTGCACTACTCCGGTTGGACCACCGACGGAAAATTATTCGATAGCTCCTACAAGCGGAACCAGAAAGCCAGCTTCCCGCTCAACCGCGTGATCAAAGGCTGGACCGAAGGACTTCAGCTCATGGTCGTGGGTGAAAAGCGCCGCTTCTGGATTCCGGCTGAACTCGCCTACGGCCCAGCCGTCCCTGGTAGCGGTCGCCCCGGCGGGATGCTCGTCTTTGACGTGGAACTTTTTGAAATCAAATAA
- a CDS encoding FKBP-type peptidyl-prolyl cis-trans isomerase, with translation MPETPADVAAAPADSIVTESGLASKVLQAGTGDVKPSATDAVTVHYSGWTTDGKMFDSSVSRGEPTSFPLGQVIAGWTEGLQLMVVGEKRRFWIPEDLAYGPVVAGSGRPGGMLCFDVELLAIKEIAKPPADAEKTAGGVAYKIIKQGSGEKPGADSVVTFHFTAKTMAGETVQDTRKEQSPPSMPLDKLPPVLAEILAEMDTAEQRQAWLPEPQAPGGFIVADLELVSFKQAPPAPAVPEDVAAVPADAEKTDSGLAHKVLSAGKGEEKPKATDTVKVHYSGWTTDGEMFDSSVTRGEPTEFPLNGVIKGWTEGVQLMVTGEKRRFWIPAELAYGPAVPGSGRPGGMLVFDIEFLEIVR, from the coding sequence ATGCCAGAAACACCTGCTGATGTCGCCGCCGCCCCCGCTGATTCCATCGTGACCGAGAGCGGTCTCGCATCGAAAGTCCTCCAAGCCGGAACCGGCGATGTAAAACCAAGCGCCACAGACGCGGTGACCGTCCACTACTCTGGCTGGACCACGGACGGAAAAATGTTCGATAGCTCGGTGAGCCGCGGTGAGCCAACCAGTTTTCCGCTCGGTCAGGTGATTGCCGGTTGGACCGAAGGTCTGCAGCTGATGGTGGTCGGGGAGAAACGCCGCTTCTGGATTCCTGAAGATCTGGCCTACGGTCCTGTTGTTGCTGGTAGCGGTCGCCCAGGTGGCATGCTTTGCTTTGATGTGGAGCTTCTCGCTATCAAAGAAATTGCGAAGCCACCTGCGGATGCCGAGAAAACCGCCGGGGGAGTGGCCTACAAAATCATCAAACAAGGTTCCGGCGAAAAGCCGGGTGCAGATAGCGTCGTCACTTTCCATTTTACCGCCAAGACGATGGCAGGAGAAACCGTGCAGGATACCCGTAAAGAGCAGTCGCCTCCAAGTATGCCACTTGATAAACTGCCGCCGGTTCTTGCGGAGATTCTTGCCGAGATGGATACCGCAGAGCAGCGCCAGGCATGGTTGCCCGAGCCCCAGGCTCCCGGTGGATTCATCGTTGCAGACCTTGAACTCGTTTCCTTCAAACAAGCTCCTCCTGCACCAGCGGTTCCTGAGGATGTGGCAGCGGTTCCTGCCGATGCCGAGAAGACCGACAGCGGACTTGCCCATAAAGTGCTCAGCGCAGGAAAGGGAGAAGAGAAGCCCAAGGCCACCGACACCGTGAAAGTTCACTACTCTGGATGGACCACCGACGGAGAAATGTTTGATAGCTCAGTGACTCGTGGGGAACCCACGGAGTTCCCACTGAACGGTGTGATCAAAGGCTGGACCGAAGGGGTGCAACTGATGGTCACCGGTGAAAAACGTCGTTTCTGGATTCCGGCCGAGCTTGCCTACGGCCCAGCCGTCCCTGGCAGCGGTCGCCCAGGCGGGATGCTCGTTTTCGACATCGAGTTCCTCGAAATCGTCCGCTAG
- a CDS encoding SDR family oxidoreductase: MIDRKRKNDTRVIWLTGCTSGLGRALLDVFIQSGHRVCGCGRNEDVIEELKHAYPDQTWLAVVDVADDGQVARFCEKAYQRFGPPDLLVNNAALVNRPAPLWEITAEEFDALTAVNINGTANLIRHSVPLMQEAGKGVIVNYSSGWGRSTSPEVAPYCASKWAVEGLSQALAQELPAGLAVVALNPGIINTPMLQKCFGEEAGHHRSPEEWAAAAAPFLLGLDASDNGQALTAP; the protein is encoded by the coding sequence ATGATTGATAGAAAAAGGAAGAACGATACCAGGGTGATTTGGTTGACCGGATGCACGTCCGGTTTGGGCAGGGCATTGCTTGATGTTTTTATCCAATCTGGCCATCGGGTTTGCGGTTGCGGCCGGAATGAGGACGTGATCGAGGAACTGAAGCATGCGTATCCAGACCAGACATGGTTGGCTGTGGTGGATGTGGCGGATGACGGTCAGGTGGCGAGGTTTTGTGAGAAAGCTTACCAACGTTTCGGTCCCCCGGATCTGCTCGTCAACAATGCGGCGCTTGTGAATCGTCCGGCTCCGTTGTGGGAGATTACAGCGGAAGAGTTTGATGCGCTGACGGCCGTCAATATCAACGGCACGGCCAACCTGATCCGCCACAGTGTGCCGTTGATGCAGGAAGCGGGCAAGGGGGTGATTGTCAATTATTCTTCCGGCTGGGGTAGGTCGACTTCCCCTGAAGTAGCACCCTACTGTGCCAGCAAATGGGCGGTTGAAGGCTTGTCTCAAGCCTTGGCCCAGGAGTTGCCCGCAGGCTTGGCTGTGGTGGCTTTGAATCCGGGGATCATCAATACGCCGATGTTACAGAAGTGCTTTGGTGAGGAGGCTGGACACCATAGGAGCCCGGAAGAGTGGGCCGCTGCTGCCGCTCCCTTCTTGCTTGGATTGGATGCATCCGACAACGGCCAGGCGCTGACGGCCCCTTGA
- a CDS encoding discoidin domain-containing protein has translation MHTSIEVPNLLSILASPSLSIFLKLYPDMTSKLTLLCSLAAAGASSAALITGTSVLNKTNWALDPGASASQSSTASGGTANRAIDGNTSGAWNNGSVTHTAPTDTTANWTVDLGQDRAINQIVIYNRTDCCGNRLSNVSLLTSTSPAFDSTTYDSGNIAGNLGNRSYWSVNSTGRYVRIQRDGPSTGGENIISLAEVQIFGGSQFGYNNLAPNGTATQSSTLVNGANPAAAKAIDGNLNDNFNSGSTTHTAAGGGTPVFWEVSFTELTNINEIALYNRGDCCPERLSNFRVSVFDGDTEVWGENYFEGSGQAEDILSIQEDTGAFFASGDRVRVELIGGSNNAGNDILSLREVEIYGTVVPETSSAALIGLAGLALILRRKK, from the coding sequence TTGCATACAAGCATCGAAGTTCCTAACCTTCTCTCCATACTGGCCTCACCCTCCCTCTCCATCTTCCTCAAGCTTTATCCCGACATGACCTCAAAACTAACGCTCCTTTGTTCACTCGCAGCTGCCGGGGCCTCGTCCGCAGCCCTCATCACCGGCACTTCGGTCCTCAACAAAACCAACTGGGCCCTCGACCCCGGAGCCTCGGCCAGCCAATCGAGCACCGCATCAGGCGGCACCGCTAATCGAGCGATCGACGGCAACACAAGCGGAGCCTGGAACAACGGCTCGGTCACACACACCGCCCCAACGGACACCACAGCCAACTGGACCGTCGACCTCGGTCAGGACCGGGCGATCAACCAGATCGTGATCTACAACCGGACCGATTGTTGTGGCAACCGCCTGTCAAACGTATCACTACTCACCAGCACCAGCCCAGCCTTTGATTCGACCACCTACGACTCAGGTAATATTGCCGGCAACCTGGGAAACCGATCATATTGGTCAGTGAATTCCACCGGGCGTTATGTTCGCATTCAACGCGACGGCCCGAGCACTGGCGGAGAAAACATCATCTCTCTGGCCGAGGTCCAAATCTTCGGAGGCTCTCAATTCGGATACAATAATCTTGCACCAAATGGCACGGCCACCCAGTCCAGCACACTGGTCAACGGAGCCAATCCCGCCGCAGCCAAAGCCATCGACGGCAACCTCAACGATAATTTCAACAGCGGATCCACCACCCACACAGCAGCAGGCGGGGGCACCCCCGTCTTCTGGGAAGTCAGCTTCACCGAACTCACCAACATCAACGAAATCGCCCTCTACAACCGAGGCGACTGCTGCCCGGAACGTCTGAGTAACTTTCGGGTCTCGGTCTTCGATGGAGACACCGAAGTCTGGGGAGAAAACTACTTCGAAGGCAGTGGCCAGGCAGAAGATATTTTAAGCATCCAGGAGGACACCGGAGCCTTTTTTGCAAGTGGGGACCGCGTCCGGGTGGAACTGATCGGAGGCTCCAATAATGCCGGGAACGACATTCTCTCATTACGCGAAGTCGAAATCTACGGCACCGTTGTCCCCGAAACATCCAGCGCGGCCCTGATTGGACTCGCTGGTCTGGCCCTGATCCTGCGACGCAAAAAATAA
- the creB gene encoding two-component system response regulator CreB, whose protein sequence is MPRVLLVEDEVSIADTLVYALETEHFEVIHVTTAGKALPVFEQGIDFAILDVGLPDMSGFDLCRKIRTFSAVPVLFLTARDSEIDRVLGLELGGDDYVTKPFSPREVCARVRAVLRRTSGRPTTIPEQVGCLVHDPESMQVHCCGECLPLTAHEYKLLVALMSQPGRIFTREQLLEKAWDDPGSAMDRTVDAHIKSLRAKIRSSGGEDPIKTRRGLGYTLEFES, encoded by the coding sequence ATGCCACGTGTTCTGCTCGTTGAGGATGAGGTGTCGATTGCGGACACCTTGGTGTATGCTTTGGAAACCGAGCATTTTGAGGTTATTCATGTTACCACCGCCGGGAAAGCGTTGCCTGTGTTTGAGCAGGGGATTGATTTTGCGATCCTGGACGTGGGTTTGCCGGATATGTCAGGCTTTGATTTATGTCGCAAGATCAGGACTTTCTCGGCGGTGCCCGTTTTGTTTTTAACTGCACGGGATTCTGAAATTGACCGGGTTTTGGGGCTGGAGCTCGGTGGGGATGACTATGTCACCAAGCCGTTCAGCCCCCGTGAAGTTTGTGCCCGGGTGAGGGCAGTGTTGCGCCGGACCTCGGGGCGGCCGACGACCATTCCCGAGCAAGTCGGCTGTCTGGTTCACGATCCGGAGTCGATGCAGGTGCATTGCTGTGGTGAGTGCCTGCCATTGACGGCACACGAATATAAATTATTAGTCGCTTTGATGTCGCAGCCGGGGAGGATTTTTACCCGCGAGCAGTTGTTGGAGAAAGCGTGGGATGACCCGGGCTCGGCGATGGACCGAACGGTGGATGCGCACATCAAGTCCTTGCGTGCCAAAATCCGTTCCAGTGGAGGTGAGGATCCGATCAAGACCAGGCGGGGGCTGGGGTATACTCTTGAGTTCGAGTCTTGA
- a CDS encoding FKBP-type peptidyl-prolyl cis-trans isomerase, whose translation MKNKHIASVIGVIGLAGITGMSTLNAQTPTPPAPAPVPTPALPELSEAEVKEISSFLLGFQQGQGLGGNGLTAADVSTDDLVKGFLAGLKGGRPEIPEEKIRAAMQALSKAVGDREAKKGEANLAAGKAFLEKNGKREGVTTTPSGLQYEILNKGGSEKYAAPAGGAQDTGTKFLVNYRGTLIDGTEFDKSPEGSPFPMTLQVIPGFKEALTTMPVGAKWKLFIPSELAYGPRAAGPKIGANSTLIFELELLEIQKAPAALPPVPVPTPGAAPIKPKATAVTPPVKVPVPPKEKKSEKAE comes from the coding sequence ATGAAAAATAAGCATATCGCCTCCGTCATCGGAGTTATCGGGCTCGCCGGCATCACCGGAATGAGCACCCTCAACGCGCAAACGCCTACCCCACCAGCACCGGCTCCCGTACCAACTCCAGCCCTGCCGGAACTCTCCGAGGCAGAAGTCAAAGAAATCAGCTCCTTCCTGCTCGGATTCCAACAAGGTCAAGGCCTTGGAGGCAACGGCCTGACTGCTGCAGACGTCAGCACCGATGACCTCGTCAAAGGATTCCTCGCCGGCCTCAAAGGTGGACGCCCTGAAATCCCGGAAGAAAAAATCCGCGCAGCCATGCAGGCACTCAGCAAAGCCGTTGGCGACCGTGAAGCCAAAAAAGGTGAGGCCAACCTCGCTGCCGGCAAAGCATTTCTCGAAAAAAATGGCAAACGTGAAGGTGTCACCACCACCCCTAGCGGCCTCCAGTACGAAATCCTCAATAAAGGAGGTAGCGAAAAATACGCCGCCCCAGCCGGAGGAGCCCAGGACACTGGAACCAAATTCCTGGTGAACTATCGTGGCACCCTGATTGACGGAACCGAATTCGACAAGTCACCAGAAGGATCCCCCTTCCCGATGACCCTCCAGGTCATCCCAGGCTTCAAAGAAGCCCTGACCACCATGCCCGTCGGAGCAAAATGGAAACTCTTCATCCCATCGGAACTCGCCTATGGCCCACGCGCCGCTGGTCCGAAAATCGGAGCCAATAGCACCCTGATCTTCGAACTCGAGCTGCTGGAAATCCAAAAGGCCCCAGCCGCACTGCCACCGGTTCCGGTCCCGACACCTGGTGCCGCACCCATCAAACCCAAGGCAACGGCCGTCACACCACCAGTGAAGGTTCCCGTTCCTCCCAAGGAAAAGAAATCCGAGAAGGCCGAATAA